A single genomic interval of Peromyscus leucopus breed LL Stock chromosome 7, UCI_PerLeu_2.1, whole genome shotgun sequence harbors:
- the Acvr2b gene encoding activin receptor type-2B isoform X2: MPFPPSGPALWRSEEPQRLWAWNFQAQDARARAGGQPRPKGSGRGEAETRECIYYNANWELERTNQSGLERCEGERDKRLHCYASWRNSSGTIELVKKGCWLDDFNCYDRQECVATEENPQVYFCCCEGNFCNERFTHLPEPGGPEAPTLLTVLAYSLLPIGGLSLIVLLAFWMYRHRKPPYGHVDIHEDPGPPPPSPLVGLKPLQLLEIKARGRFGCVWKAQLMNDFVAVKIFPLQDKQSWQSEREIFSTPGMRHENLLQFIAAEKRGSNLEVELWLITAFHDKGSLTDYLKGNIITWNELCHVAETMSRGLSYLHEDVPWCRGEGHKPSIAHRDFKSKNVLLKSDLTAVLADFGLAVRFEPGKPPGDTHGQVGTRRYMAPEVLEGAINFQRDAFLRIDMYAMGLVLWELVSRCKAADGPVDEYMLPFEEEIGQHPSLEELQEVVVHKKMRPAIKDHWLKHPGLAQLCVTIEECWDHDAEARLSAGCVEERVSLIRRSVNGTTSDCLVSLVTSVTNVDLPPKESSI; the protein is encoded by the exons GTTCCGGGCGCGGGGAGGCTGAGACGCGGGAGTGTATCTACTACAATGCCAACTGGGAGCTAGAGCGCACCAACCAGAGCGGCCTGGAGCGCTGCGAGGGCGAGCGGGACAAGCGGCTGCACTGCTACGCCTCCTGGCGCAACAGCTCGGGCACGATCGAGCTGGTAAAGAAGGGCTGCTGGCTGGATGACTTCAATTGCTACGACAG GCAGGAGTGTGTGGCCACTGAGGAGAACCCCCAGGTGtacttctgctgctgtgaaggcAATTTCTGCAACGAGCGCTTCACCCACCTGCCAGAGCCTGGGGGCCCAGAAG CCCCCACCCTGCTCACGGTGCTGGCCTACTCGCTGCTGCCCATTGGGGGCCTCTCCCTTATCGTCCTGCTGGCCTTCTGGATGTATCGCCACCGCAAGCCTCCCTACGGCCACGTGGACATCCATGAG GATCCTGGGCCTCCACCTCCATCCCCGCTGGTGGGCCTGAAGCCACTGCAGCTGCTGGAGATCAAGGCTCGGGGTCGCTTTGGCTGCGTTTGGAAGGCTCAGCTCATGAATGACTTTGTAGCTGTAAAGATCTTCCCACTCCAG GACAAGCAGTCGTGGCAGAGTGAACGGGAGATCTTCAGCACCCCCGGCATGAGGCACGAGAACCTGCTGCAGTTCATTGCCGCCGAGAAGCGAGGCTCCAACCTGGAGGTGGAGCTGTGGCTTATCACAGCCTTCCACGACAAG GGCTCCCTCACGGATTACCTCAAGGGGAACATCATCACGTGGAATGAACTATGTCATGTGGCAGAGACGATGTCACGAGGCCTCTCATACCTGCATGAGGATGTGCCCTGGTGTCGTGGCGAGGGCCACAAGCCTTCTATTGCCCACAG GGACTTCAAAAGCAAAAATGTGCTGCTGAAGAGTGACCTCACTGCTGTGCTGGCAGACTTCGGCCTGGCCGTTCGCTTCGAGCCAGGGAAGCCTCCAGGGGACACCCATGGGCAG GTTGGCACTAGACGGTACATGGCCCCTGAGGTGCTGGAGGGAGCCATCAACTTCCAGAGAGACGCCTTCCTGCGCATCGACATGTACGCCATGGGGCTGGTGCTGTGGGAACTTGTTTCTCGCTGCAAGGCTGCAGACG GGCCTGTTGATGAGTACATGCTGCCCTTTGAGGAGGAGATTGGCCAACACCCTTCGCTGGAGGAACTGCAAGAGGTGGTTGTCCACAAGAAGATGAGGCCTGCCATTAAAGATCACTGGCTAAAGCATCCG GGCCTGGCCCAGCTCTGTGTGACCATTGAGGAGTGCTGGGACCACGACGCAGAGGCTCGCCTCTCTGCAGGCTGTGTGGAGGAGCGGGTGTCCCTGATCAGGAGGTCGGTTAACGGCACTACCTCGGACTGTCTAGTCTCTCTGGTGACCTCTGTCACCAACGTGGACCTGCCCCCTAAAGAGTCCAGCATCTAA
- the Acvr2b gene encoding activin receptor type-2B isoform X1 yields MPFPPSGPALWRSEEPQRLWAWNFQAQDARARAGGQPRPKGSGRGEAETRECIYYNANWELERTNQSGLERCEGERDKRLHCYASWRNSSGTIELVKKGCWLDDFNCYDRQECVATEENPQVYFCCCEGNFCNERFTHLPEPGGPEVTYEPPPTAPTLLTVLAYSLLPIGGLSLIVLLAFWMYRHRKPPYGHVDIHEDPGPPPPSPLVGLKPLQLLEIKARGRFGCVWKAQLMNDFVAVKIFPLQDKQSWQSEREIFSTPGMRHENLLQFIAAEKRGSNLEVELWLITAFHDKGSLTDYLKGNIITWNELCHVAETMSRGLSYLHEDVPWCRGEGHKPSIAHRDFKSKNVLLKSDLTAVLADFGLAVRFEPGKPPGDTHGQVGTRRYMAPEVLEGAINFQRDAFLRIDMYAMGLVLWELVSRCKAADGPVDEYMLPFEEEIGQHPSLEELQEVVVHKKMRPAIKDHWLKHPGLAQLCVTIEECWDHDAEARLSAGCVEERVSLIRRSVNGTTSDCLVSLVTSVTNVDLPPKESSI; encoded by the exons GTTCCGGGCGCGGGGAGGCTGAGACGCGGGAGTGTATCTACTACAATGCCAACTGGGAGCTAGAGCGCACCAACCAGAGCGGCCTGGAGCGCTGCGAGGGCGAGCGGGACAAGCGGCTGCACTGCTACGCCTCCTGGCGCAACAGCTCGGGCACGATCGAGCTGGTAAAGAAGGGCTGCTGGCTGGATGACTTCAATTGCTACGACAG GCAGGAGTGTGTGGCCACTGAGGAGAACCCCCAGGTGtacttctgctgctgtgaaggcAATTTCTGCAACGAGCGCTTCACCCACCTGCCAGAGCCTGGGGGCCCAGAAG TCACGTACGAGCCACCCCCGACAGCCCCCACCCTGCTCACGGTGCTGGCCTACTCGCTGCTGCCCATTGGGGGCCTCTCCCTTATCGTCCTGCTGGCCTTCTGGATGTATCGCCACCGCAAGCCTCCCTACGGCCACGTGGACATCCATGAG GATCCTGGGCCTCCACCTCCATCCCCGCTGGTGGGCCTGAAGCCACTGCAGCTGCTGGAGATCAAGGCTCGGGGTCGCTTTGGCTGCGTTTGGAAGGCTCAGCTCATGAATGACTTTGTAGCTGTAAAGATCTTCCCACTCCAG GACAAGCAGTCGTGGCAGAGTGAACGGGAGATCTTCAGCACCCCCGGCATGAGGCACGAGAACCTGCTGCAGTTCATTGCCGCCGAGAAGCGAGGCTCCAACCTGGAGGTGGAGCTGTGGCTTATCACAGCCTTCCACGACAAG GGCTCCCTCACGGATTACCTCAAGGGGAACATCATCACGTGGAATGAACTATGTCATGTGGCAGAGACGATGTCACGAGGCCTCTCATACCTGCATGAGGATGTGCCCTGGTGTCGTGGCGAGGGCCACAAGCCTTCTATTGCCCACAG GGACTTCAAAAGCAAAAATGTGCTGCTGAAGAGTGACCTCACTGCTGTGCTGGCAGACTTCGGCCTGGCCGTTCGCTTCGAGCCAGGGAAGCCTCCAGGGGACACCCATGGGCAG GTTGGCACTAGACGGTACATGGCCCCTGAGGTGCTGGAGGGAGCCATCAACTTCCAGAGAGACGCCTTCCTGCGCATCGACATGTACGCCATGGGGCTGGTGCTGTGGGAACTTGTTTCTCGCTGCAAGGCTGCAGACG GGCCTGTTGATGAGTACATGCTGCCCTTTGAGGAGGAGATTGGCCAACACCCTTCGCTGGAGGAACTGCAAGAGGTGGTTGTCCACAAGAAGATGAGGCCTGCCATTAAAGATCACTGGCTAAAGCATCCG GGCCTGGCCCAGCTCTGTGTGACCATTGAGGAGTGCTGGGACCACGACGCAGAGGCTCGCCTCTCTGCAGGCTGTGTGGAGGAGCGGGTGTCCCTGATCAGGAGGTCGGTTAACGGCACTACCTCGGACTGTCTAGTCTCTCTGGTGACCTCTGTCACCAACGTGGACCTGCCCCCTAAAGAGTCCAGCATCTAA
- the Acvr2b gene encoding activin receptor type-2B isoform X3 — MTAPWAALALLWGSLCAGSGRGEAETRECIYYNANWELERTNQSGLERCEGERDKRLHCYASWRNSSGTIELVKKGCWLDDFNCYDRQECVATEENPQVYFCCCEGNFCNERFTHLPEPGGPEVTYEPPPTAPTLLTVLAYSLLPIGGLSLIVLLAFWMYRHRKPPYGHVDIHEDPGPPPPSPLVGLKPLQLLEIKARGRFGCVWKAQLMNDFVAVKIFPLQDKQSWQSEREIFSTPGMRHENLLQFIAAEKRGSNLEVELWLITAFHDKGSLTDYLKGNIITWNELCHVAETMSRGLSYLHEDVPWCRGEGHKPSIAHRDFKSKNVLLKSDLTAVLADFGLAVRFEPGKPPGDTHGQVGTRRYMAPEVLEGAINFQRDAFLRIDMYAMGLVLWELVSRCKAADGPVDEYMLPFEEEIGQHPSLEELQEVVVHKKMRPAIKDHWLKHPGLAQLCVTIEECWDHDAEARLSAGCVEERVSLIRRSVNGTTSDCLVSLVTSVTNVDLPPKESSI, encoded by the exons GTTCCGGGCGCGGGGAGGCTGAGACGCGGGAGTGTATCTACTACAATGCCAACTGGGAGCTAGAGCGCACCAACCAGAGCGGCCTGGAGCGCTGCGAGGGCGAGCGGGACAAGCGGCTGCACTGCTACGCCTCCTGGCGCAACAGCTCGGGCACGATCGAGCTGGTAAAGAAGGGCTGCTGGCTGGATGACTTCAATTGCTACGACAG GCAGGAGTGTGTGGCCACTGAGGAGAACCCCCAGGTGtacttctgctgctgtgaaggcAATTTCTGCAACGAGCGCTTCACCCACCTGCCAGAGCCTGGGGGCCCAGAAG TCACGTACGAGCCACCCCCGACAGCCCCCACCCTGCTCACGGTGCTGGCCTACTCGCTGCTGCCCATTGGGGGCCTCTCCCTTATCGTCCTGCTGGCCTTCTGGATGTATCGCCACCGCAAGCCTCCCTACGGCCACGTGGACATCCATGAG GATCCTGGGCCTCCACCTCCATCCCCGCTGGTGGGCCTGAAGCCACTGCAGCTGCTGGAGATCAAGGCTCGGGGTCGCTTTGGCTGCGTTTGGAAGGCTCAGCTCATGAATGACTTTGTAGCTGTAAAGATCTTCCCACTCCAG GACAAGCAGTCGTGGCAGAGTGAACGGGAGATCTTCAGCACCCCCGGCATGAGGCACGAGAACCTGCTGCAGTTCATTGCCGCCGAGAAGCGAGGCTCCAACCTGGAGGTGGAGCTGTGGCTTATCACAGCCTTCCACGACAAG GGCTCCCTCACGGATTACCTCAAGGGGAACATCATCACGTGGAATGAACTATGTCATGTGGCAGAGACGATGTCACGAGGCCTCTCATACCTGCATGAGGATGTGCCCTGGTGTCGTGGCGAGGGCCACAAGCCTTCTATTGCCCACAG GGACTTCAAAAGCAAAAATGTGCTGCTGAAGAGTGACCTCACTGCTGTGCTGGCAGACTTCGGCCTGGCCGTTCGCTTCGAGCCAGGGAAGCCTCCAGGGGACACCCATGGGCAG GTTGGCACTAGACGGTACATGGCCCCTGAGGTGCTGGAGGGAGCCATCAACTTCCAGAGAGACGCCTTCCTGCGCATCGACATGTACGCCATGGGGCTGGTGCTGTGGGAACTTGTTTCTCGCTGCAAGGCTGCAGACG GGCCTGTTGATGAGTACATGCTGCCCTTTGAGGAGGAGATTGGCCAACACCCTTCGCTGGAGGAACTGCAAGAGGTGGTTGTCCACAAGAAGATGAGGCCTGCCATTAAAGATCACTGGCTAAAGCATCCG GGCCTGGCCCAGCTCTGTGTGACCATTGAGGAGTGCTGGGACCACGACGCAGAGGCTCGCCTCTCTGCAGGCTGTGTGGAGGAGCGGGTGTCCCTGATCAGGAGGTCGGTTAACGGCACTACCTCGGACTGTCTAGTCTCTCTGGTGACCTCTGTCACCAACGTGGACCTGCCCCCTAAAGAGTCCAGCATCTAA